In Zingiber officinale cultivar Zhangliang chromosome 1A, Zo_v1.1, whole genome shotgun sequence, the DNA window CCTTCCCTCCGCAACCCTGCACTCTGCCTGCAATAGAAGCTCAAGAAGAAGTGTATTTCAAGACACAATCATTACTTCGTTCCGGAGAGGCAGAGCAGGAGGCGTGGAACTGGAAATTGGAAATCTCCTCCTGATCTTTTTgatttttgtttctttctttctttctttccattttattttattttattttctcctcGCGCGCAGTACTCGATTCACCAGAACTGGTCGCTTGATCTTCCGTTTGCTTTCTCTGTTCTGTTCTTTTTTATATGCTTAGTGGCACTGATCAGTTGTTGTCGGGGCGGGGAGAAGAGGTGTAATAATAGGGCTACGAACGAGGTGAGCCGTCTTCGATTTCGGCATGGGAAATCACAGAGCGAATCGCGTAAGAGCGAAGTAATAATTCTCTGGCTCGATCTTCTTCCCTTTCCTCCAATCCGCATGAGGGTTTACGCTTGCTGCTAGCTATACAACCAAAGGGGGAGACAAAAAGTTGTTCTTCCTCTCTGCGCCCATCATGCGACCACGCCGTGGACGATCGATTGATTCCTGCAGCTGATATATATGCATGTGTTCCTCTGTTTGTGTTTCAAGAATCGAGTCGATATGGAAGGCAACAGCGACAACGCCGGTGAATTCCAAGTCTATGATCACCAGCAGCAGCAGCAagaagcggcggcggcggcagagGAAGGAACGGTTTCCATCCACGACTGCACTGCCGAAACCACTTCCACGATCCTTCCCTGGCCGGCCCTCCTGATCCCGCCTAcaacgccgccgccgccgccgtcgttATTGACTTCTTTCTACCACGATCTCTACGGCGCGCGGCGGCCCTTCCAATTCGCCTACGACCGCGGGGGCCCGTCGTCGTCGTCGGGCGCGGATCCGATGGGACTCGCGGCGCTCTATAACTGCAGCAACTACCTCGGCAGCGCTGGCGGGCGGCCGGGGATGCTGATGTCGTCAACCGCGGCGGCCCCTTTCGAGATGGGAAAGATGACGGCGCAGGAGATCATGGACGCTAAAGCGCTGGCCGCGTCGAAGAGCCACAGCGAGGCCGAGCGCCGCCGCCGGGAGCGCATCAACGCTCACCTCGCCCGCCTCCGAAGCCTCCTCCCCAGCACCACCAAAGTAAGCAATTAATTATTACCGATAAAAATCGATTAAGCTCCTCTTTGAGAATCAATCAATCTTCCAAATAGCTAGTTAGCCTGCACACGTCTATAATCACCCTAGCTAGATACATAGAGACAAAGGTGGAGGAGGAGCCGCCTCTTTGACATGAAAAAGAGGAACCAGGGAGAGGAAGCAGGCAAAAAGCTTACACGGAGAGAGAGTAGTTGCCGGAAGGAGGAGCAGTCGAAGGAAGGAAGCACGCGCACTCGCCAGCTGTGTcagaagaaaaaggaattaataTTGCACCAGTTGCAGTGACTCGCTCGATTCTCGACCTCCTCCATCTCCAACGCCAAATTCCATTTCTATGTGGAAGCGTGCATGCGAACGCTGATCGACTTCCTCGCAGCTTCCCCTTCCCCATTTAGTACCTA includes these proteins:
- the LOC122029592 gene encoding transcription factor bHLH30-like, with the translated sequence MHVFLCLCFKNRVDMEGNSDNAGEFQVYDHQQQQQEAAAAAEEGTVSIHDCTAETTSTILPWPALLIPPTTPPPPPSLLTSFYHDLYGARRPFQFAYDRGGPSSSSGADPMGLAALYNCSNYLGSAGGRPGMLMSSTAAAPFEMGKMTAQEIMDAKALAASKSHSEAERRRRERINAHLARLRSLLPSTTKTDKASLLAEVIQHVKELKRQTSEIAEESSLPTETDELTVVSADEVEGSGGSPQSLVRAALCCDDRADLLPDLIKALKALKLRSLKADITTLAGRIKIVLLIAHDIDDHHLQLPSLAAIQDALKGVMERAATPASASSSAAEDSSATISKRQRTAAAAGLPSILEHRSA